A genome region from Ornithodoros turicata isolate Travis unplaced genomic scaffold, ASM3712646v1 Chromosome161, whole genome shotgun sequence includes the following:
- the LOC135372708 gene encoding uncharacterized protein LOC135372708 isoform X1, protein MPRCVFCFFDPHDIEDESDDDDDSRDGAPPTLPAHVMRSHPDVDTSFLPFFQTDAAFRGIVKRFTLLASVHDQGVEDLRQYLMSHFHDMLAILRAQRIPFRFCICSDVLMVRETRGEITAHIAHFMAFAREVHSDGAVANTLMDAIQESMGRVENYQREGSGFVSTDVQKVQICISAVKTKKFGCKGALPDHLAKRRNVLTNIHLPAHKEGECFKYNTLALLHPQESNSWKKCENYAAEYWWPSRFPVSYSDLDEFEDKNKISVYVYEYVDQGVHVSRSPKLEYEKKIHLLAVDEHFFGIKSLERLLMRDNRRFVCERCTRSFNKEESMAKHRRLCADVNEIILEFCEPGKNFVEFTKIQYKQQYNYVVALDTESVLAPSGVGMQRHVTSSFCAVLVRTHDSKVMRIRAHHGEDSARQCVRALMEMRDEMIALNACPAEMVLNDEQRARHRAATHCAYCGREFAQDVSRVRHHDHSKRCTAGETNYIATLCNPCNVACTTREKLPIMVHNLAYDLAGLLREFHLLGWKRAPFIVASSMEKIRSFEIGTFLFRDTMQYLNSSLGELVETVKSMGGAEAFQCLKQVFGDDYEILLRKGVFPYSHVSSFAVYDELALPAKSAFRNDLTGEDISDEDYQYALHVFERFGCSNLRDYNALYLKTDALLHADVMQHFRRLCYDARGLELLHCVSLASYSWQCALNYTRAKLELIIAEDMYRTIESGVRGGLCQASRRHLRANNPLCSGYDPDKEEVYISYIDCNNLYGFSMIKHLPVGDFEWVEDFSSVDFMRHPTDSDVGYVYVCDLEYPKSIHALTRYFPLAPEKAVVPKEWLSPFQRGLLEELMYQPANSKKLLLTCKDKVEYVVHYALLALYCRLGMRVTKIHRILKFRQAPFLRPYIEDNVARRVASSTTFEKNFYKISNNAVFGRTLLNKFNMRDIRVAFDEETASRLGSQAECARMEILSPDCVMFEMRKRKVRCDFPLQIGFTILELSKLTMYSFYYETLLSKLTCPVITCYFDTDSLILGLFCKDYEDQLRAIADDHLDLSSFDRDHPLYSERNRGRLGAFKSETGSVPIEEVICLKAKMYSIKLAGGKQIARAKGVKKNIVRKHLLHDTYRDTLFKHASVSHEQVSIVGKKQCMYTIRNVKRSLMAYDDKRYLYNDVDSYPYGSCEYGKLEWMT, encoded by the exons a tgcctcggtgtgtgttctgcttttttgatcctcacgatatcgaggatgaatcggacgacgacgacgattctcgggacggcgcacctcctacactgcctgctcacgtgatgcgatctcaccccgacgtggatacatccttcctgcccttcttccagactgacgccgcatttagaggtatcgtcaaaagattcacgctattggcatctgttcacgatcagggagtagaggatttgcgacaatatttaatgagtcactttcacgatatgctcgccatattgagagcgcaaagaataccctttaggttttgcatttgttccgatgttttaatggtgagggaaactcggggggagataaccgcgcacatagcccactttatggcgtttgctcgcgaagtccacagcgatggAGCCGTCGCGAATACCCTAATGGACGCGATTCAGGAGTCCATGGGACGCgtagaaaattatcagcgggaagggagcgggttcgtgtccaccgacgtccaaaaggttcaaatatgcatttccgcggtgaaaactaaaaaattcggatgcaaaggggcacttcccgatcatttggctaaacgcaggaacgtgctgacgaatattcatttaccagcacataaggagggtgagtgttttaaatacaatacgcttgccctcctgcacccgcaggaaagtaattcgtggaaaaaatgtgaaaactatgccgcggagtactggtggcctagtcgcttccccgtttcctactctgatctggacgaattcgaagataaaaacaagatatccgtgtacgtatacgagtacgtcgatcagggagtgcacgtgtcgcgatccccaaaactcgagtatgaaaagaaaattcacttattggctgtagatgaacattttttcggaatcaagtctctcgagcgcttactgatgagagacaacaggcgtttcgtatgcgagcgttgcacgcgctcttttaacaaggaagagagcatggcgaaacatcgtcgcctgtgcgcggacgtaaacgaaatcatattggaattttgcgaaccgggcaaaaactttgtagagtttactaaaatacagtacaagcagcagtacaactacgtcgtcgcgttggacacggagagcgtactcgcgcccagtggtgttggcatgcagcgtcacgtcacctcgagcttttgtgccgtgctcgtacgcacccacgactcgaaggtgatgcgcatcagggcgcaccacggtgaagattccgcgaggcagtgcgtcagagctttgatggaaatgcgggacgagatgatcgccctgaacgcctgccccgcggaaatggtgctgaatgatgagcaacgagcgcggcacagagctgccacccactgcgcgtactgcgggcgggagttcgcgcaagatgtatcccgtgtccggcaccacgaccattccaagcgttgtactgccggcgagacaaattacatcgcgacgctgtgcaacccctgtaacgtagcgtgcacgacgcgggaaaaactgcccatcatggtgcacaatctggcctacgatttggccggactactgcgggaatttcaccttctcgggtggaagcgagctcccttcatcgtggccagttccatggaaaaaatccgatcgttcgaaattggcaccttcctattcagagataccatgcagtacctaaattcgtcgctgggagagctcgtggaaaccgtcaaatccatggggggcgcagaggcgttccaatgcctgaagcaggtatttggagacgactacgaaattttgcttcgtaaaggtgtattcccgtacagccacgttagctcgttcgcggtctatgacgaattggctctgccggcaaaatccgccttccgaaacgatctgacgggggaggatataagcgacgaagactatcagtacgcgctgcacgtatttgaacgttttggatgctcgaatctgagggattataatgcattgtacctgaaaacggatgccctgttacatgctgacgtaatgcagcacttccggcgcctgtgctacgacgcgcgcggattggaattgcttcattgtgtttcgctggcatcctattcgtggcaatgcgctctaaattacacgcgggcaaaattggagctgatcatcgccgaggacatgtaccggaccatcgaatcgggtgttagaggtggactctgtcaggcgagcaggcgtcatttacgggctaacaacccgctgtgcagtggctacgatcccgataaagaggaggtgtacatatcgtacatagattgcaacaatctttacggattcagtatgataaagcacctcccagtcggcgatttcgaatgggtcgaggattttagctccgtggattttatgcgtcatcccacagattcggacgtgggatacgtgtacgtgtgcgatttggagtatccaaaatctatccacgcgctgacgcggtacttccccctggctcccgagaaggcggtcgtcccgaaggaatggctctcaccattccagcgagggctcctcgaagagttaatgtatcagccggcgaacagcaaaaagctgctgctcacgtgcaaggacaaggtcgagtacgtggttcattacgcgctgctcgctctctattgtagactgggcatgcgggtgacaaaaattcacagaattctaaaatttcgtcaggcaccattcctgcgtccctacattgaggacaatgttgccagacgcgtcgcatcgagcacgacgttcgagaaaaatttctataaaatctcaaataatgcggtcttcgggcgtacgttgctaaataaatttaatatgcgagacattcgagtagccttcgatgaggagacggcgagtcgcctcgggagtcaggcggaatgcgcgcgaatggaaattttgtcccccgattgtgtcatgttcgaaatgcgcaagagaaaagtgcgatgcgatttccccctgcagattggcttcacgattttagaactgagtaagttaaccatgtactcgttctattatgaaaccctgctgagcaagctcacttgtccggtgattacctgctactttgacacggattctctgatcctcggcctattctgcaaggactacgaagatcagttacgcgcgatcgccgacgaccatttagacttgtcttccttcgatcgtgatcatccactgtacagcgagaggaatcgcggtagacttggcgcgttcaaaagtgaaacgggtagcgtacccatcgaggaagtaatatgcctgaaagccaaaatgtactccatcaaattagccgggggaaaacaaattgcaagagctaaaggggtcaaaaagaacattgtgcgcaaacacctcctccatgacacgtaccgcgataccctattcaagcacgccagcgtatcgcacgaacaggtgtcaatagtgggaaagaaacagtgcatgtacaccatcagaaatgtgaagagaagtctgatggcgtacgacgacaaacgatatctctacaatgacgtggactcctacccgtacggaagctgcgaatatggtaagctcgagtggatgacgtag
- the LOC135372708 gene encoding uncharacterized protein LOC135372708 isoform X2: MPRCVFCFFDPHDIEDESDDDDDSRDGAPPTLPAHVMRSHPDVDTSFLPFFQTDAAFRGIVKRFTLLASVHDQGVEDLRQYLMSHFHDMLAILRAQRIPFRFCICSDVLMVRETRGEITAHIAHFMAFAREVHSDGAVANTLMDAIQESMGRVENYQREGSGFVSTDVQKVQICISAVKTKKFGCKGALPDHLAKRRNVLTNIHLPAHKEGECFKYNTLALLHPQESNSWKKCENYAAEYWWPSRFPVSYSDLDEFEDKNKISVYVYEYVDQGVHVSRSPKLEYEKKIHLLAVDEHFFGIKSLERLLMRDNRRFVCERCTRSFNKEESMAKHRRLCADVNEIILEFCEPGKNFVEFTKIQYKQQYNYVVALDTESVLAPSGVGMQRHVTSSFCAVLVRTHDSKVMRIRAHHGEDSARQCVRALMEMRDEMIALNACPAEMVLNDEQRARHRAATHCAYCGREFAQDVSRVRHHDHSKRCTAGETNYIATLCNPCNVACTTREKLPIMVHNLAYDLAGLLREFHLLGWKRAPFIVASSMEKIRSFEIGTFLFRDTMQYLNSSLGELVETVKSMGGAEAFQCLKQVFGDDYEILLRKGVFPYSHVSSFAVYDELALPAKSAFRNDLTGEDISDEDYQYALHVFERFGCSNLRDYNALYLKTDALLHADVMQHFRRLCYDARGLELLHCVSLASYSWQCALNYTRAKLELIIAEDMYRTIESGVRGGLCQASRRHLRANNPLCSGYDPDKEEVYISYIDCNNLYGFSMIKHLPVGDFEWVEDFSSVDFMRHPTDSDVGYVYVCDLEYPKSIHALTRYFPLAPEKAVVPKEWLSPFQRGLLEELMYQPANSKKLLLTCKDKVEYVVHYALLALYCRLGMRVTKIHRILKFRQAPFLRPYIEDNVARRVASSTTFEKNFYKISNNAVFGRTLLNKFNMRDIRVAFDEETASRLGSQAECARMEILSPDCVMFEMRKRKVRCDFPLQIGFTILELSKLTMYSFYYETLLSKLTCPVITCYFDTDSLILGLFCKDYEDQLRAIADDHLDLSSFDRDHPLYSERNRGRLGAFKSETGSVPIEEVICLKAKMYSIKLAGGKQIARAKGVKKNIVRKHLLHDTYRDTLFKHASVSHEQVSIVGKKQCMYTIRNVKRSLMAYDDKRYLYNDVDSYPYGSCEYDNAVDE; the protein is encoded by the exons a tgcctcggtgtgtgttctgcttttttgatcctcacgatatcgaggatgaatcggacgacgacgacgattctcgggacggcgcacctcctacactgcctgctcacgtgatgcgatctcaccccgacgtggatacatccttcctgcccttcttccagactgacgccgcatttagaggtatcgtcaaaagattcacgctattggcatctgttcacgatcagggagtagaggatttgcgacaatatttaatgagtcactttcacgatatgctcgccatattgagagcgcaaagaataccctttaggttttgcatttgttccgatgttttaatggtgagggaaactcggggggagataaccgcgcacatagcccactttatggcgtttgctcgcgaagtccacagcgatggAGCCGTCGCGAATACCCTAATGGACGCGATTCAGGAGTCCATGGGACGCgtagaaaattatcagcgggaagggagcgggttcgtgtccaccgacgtccaaaaggttcaaatatgcatttccgcggtgaaaactaaaaaattcggatgcaaaggggcacttcccgatcatttggctaaacgcaggaacgtgctgacgaatattcatttaccagcacataaggagggtgagtgttttaaatacaatacgcttgccctcctgcacccgcaggaaagtaattcgtggaaaaaatgtgaaaactatgccgcggagtactggtggcctagtcgcttccccgtttcctactctgatctggacgaattcgaagataaaaacaagatatccgtgtacgtatacgagtacgtcgatcagggagtgcacgtgtcgcgatccccaaaactcgagtatgaaaagaaaattcacttattggctgtagatgaacattttttcggaatcaagtctctcgagcgcttactgatgagagacaacaggcgtttcgtatgcgagcgttgcacgcgctcttttaacaaggaagagagcatggcgaaacatcgtcgcctgtgcgcggacgtaaacgaaatcatattggaattttgcgaaccgggcaaaaactttgtagagtttactaaaatacagtacaagcagcagtacaactacgtcgtcgcgttggacacggagagcgtactcgcgcccagtggtgttggcatgcagcgtcacgtcacctcgagcttttgtgccgtgctcgtacgcacccacgactcgaaggtgatgcgcatcagggcgcaccacggtgaagattccgcgaggcagtgcgtcagagctttgatggaaatgcgggacgagatgatcgccctgaacgcctgccccgcggaaatggtgctgaatgatgagcaacgagcgcggcacagagctgccacccactgcgcgtactgcgggcgggagttcgcgcaagatgtatcccgtgtccggcaccacgaccattccaagcgttgtactgccggcgagacaaattacatcgcgacgctgtgcaacccctgtaacgtagcgtgcacgacgcgggaaaaactgcccatcatggtgcacaatctggcctacgatttggccggactactgcgggaatttcaccttctcgggtggaagcgagctcccttcatcgtggccagttccatggaaaaaatccgatcgttcgaaattggcaccttcctattcagagataccatgcagtacctaaattcgtcgctgggagagctcgtggaaaccgtcaaatccatggggggcgcagaggcgttccaatgcctgaagcaggtatttggagacgactacgaaattttgcttcgtaaaggtgtattcccgtacagccacgttagctcgttcgcggtctatgacgaattggctctgccggcaaaatccgccttccgaaacgatctgacgggggaggatataagcgacgaagactatcagtacgcgctgcacgtatttgaacgttttggatgctcgaatctgagggattataatgcattgtacctgaaaacggatgccctgttacatgctgacgtaatgcagcacttccggcgcctgtgctacgacgcgcgcggattggaattgcttcattgtgtttcgctggcatcctattcgtggcaatgcgctctaaattacacgcgggcaaaattggagctgatcatcgccgaggacatgtaccggaccatcgaatcgggtgttagaggtggactctgtcaggcgagcaggcgtcatttacgggctaacaacccgctgtgcagtggctacgatcccgataaagaggaggtgtacatatcgtacatagattgcaacaatctttacggattcagtatgataaagcacctcccagtcggcgatttcgaatgggtcgaggattttagctccgtggattttatgcgtcatcccacagattcggacgtgggatacgtgtacgtgtgcgatttggagtatccaaaatctatccacgcgctgacgcggtacttccccctggctcccgagaaggcggtcgtcccgaaggaatggctctcaccattccagcgagggctcctcgaagagttaatgtatcagccggcgaacagcaaaaagctgctgctcacgtgcaaggacaaggtcgagtacgtggttcattacgcgctgctcgctctctattgtagactgggcatgcgggtgacaaaaattcacagaattctaaaatttcgtcaggcaccattcctgcgtccctacattgaggacaatgttgccagacgcgtcgcatcgagcacgacgttcgagaaaaatttctataaaatctcaaataatgcggtcttcgggcgtacgttgctaaataaatttaatatgcgagacattcgagtagccttcgatgaggagacggcgagtcgcctcgggagtcaggcggaatgcgcgcgaatggaaattttgtcccccgattgtgtcatgttcgaaatgcgcaagagaaaagtgcgatgcgatttccccctgcagattggcttcacgattttagaactgagtaagttaaccatgtactcgttctattatgaaaccctgctgagcaagctcacttgtccggtgattacctgctactttgacacggattctctgatcctcggcctattctgcaaggactacgaagatcagttacgcgcgatcgccgacgaccatttagacttgtcttccttcgatcgtgatcatccactgtacagcgagaggaatcgcggtagacttggcgcgttcaaaagtgaaacgggtagcgtacccatcgaggaagtaatatgcctgaaagccaaaatgtactccatcaaattagccgggggaaaacaaattgcaagagctaaaggggtcaaaaagaacattgtgcgcaaacacctcctccatgacacgtaccgcgataccctattcaagcacgccagcgtatcgcacgaacaggtgtcaatagtgggaaagaaacagtgcatgtacaccatcagaaatgtgaagagaagtctgatggcgtacgacgacaaacgatatctctacaatgacgtggactcctacccgtacggaagctgcgaatatg ataatgcggtggatgagtag